The genomic stretch GGTGACATTTCCTAGCATATTCCCATGGGAAGGGAGAGCAAAAATGGGTCTGATAGGCAGGAGGGGGGtagcctgggctgtgcagagcagaaggtggggatggagaggcTGGGATGAGACCCTCCATGAAGTGGGGAGGCAGAGCACTCACAGCTCTTATCCCCTCTCACAGCTCTCTCAGTGTGATTGGCACATGGTATGTCACAGCAGTCATTATCATCAAATACATCTGGCCCGACAAGGAGCTGGTGCCTGTGGAGATCCCCACCAGGTGAGAGTAAGAGACATGGTGCTGTCAGTGccatcacagcactgcagagccaggcagggctgtgggagcgAGGGCTGCAAAGGCTGGGGATGAATCTTTCATCAGTCCCATCCCTGGTCCTGGGGGACTCTGCATGTTGCTGCCAGAAGCTCCCAAGTGGCTGCATATTTCAGAGGAGCAGGGggtgaagaggaggaaaaggaccTCTTAAAGGTCCCCATGGCTCCATCACAGGTTTTGATAAGCACTGATTGGCTTTTATCTCTTTCATATCCAGACCCTGgattccctgtgctgtgcttgtgCTCACCCAGCAACAAGGGCTTTGTCTATATTTGGATGATTTTGGTTATTTCCTTGGCCAACACAACCACTGTGGTTTATTATTCCCTTCCTCGCAGTGTATATTTTTTGATCCAGTGCAGGAATTTTATGGCAGAGCCAAGGTTAGACCAGCTTTTTGCACTGCCCAACTAGATCCTTATTTTTTACTGATACTTTTACTTTTGTATGCTTGGGTTTGGCTGCTTCTGTCTCAGTGAAAGGCCCTGGTCCCAGGAAAACCTCATTCCATGCAATGGCATCATCCTGGGTGGGGGGATGCAGTAACAGCAAAGACACTGAGCACTCCCAAGTCATCCTCCCCTGGGGCTCtggatggggatcacagggGATTCTAGTCTGACTGATGGGTGTtcctctcctgccagcccctccacCTGGACAGCTGTCTTCAATGCCATGCCCACCATCTGCTTTGGGTTCCAGGTAAGGCCACGAGCTTGGCACTCCCCTTCCATCCTGGGGTTGCTTGGGTGGCAGACTAAAACCCTGCCTGTGTGATTGGCTAAAACCCTGCCTGTGTGCTCACTGCACAGCTTTGCAAGGAGGCTGAAGCCTTTTTAACATCTCACCACCTCTGGATGGAGATGGATCCATTTTACCCCAGCTAGGATGTACAGGGCAGCCTATCCCCCCAACTTTTCTTCTCCAGTGACAAACCTGGGGGATCACGATATCACGACAAATGCAGATTGTCACAAGTAGGATGCCAGGTGGTTCAGCCCATCTTGTATCCCCCTGTCTCTGTGTCCTTGCAGTGCCATGTGAGCAGCGTGCCTGTCTTTAACAGCATGAAGCAGCCAGAGGTGAAGACCTGGGGGGCAGTGGTGACAGCAGCCATGGTGATTGCTCTCTTCGTCTACACAGGCACTGGTAAgtgaggggacactgtgggAGTCCTTGGAGTGGCTTTGAGCTTCAGGAGGGCAGGGACCCTCTGGTCAGCAAGGGTCAGAGGGAGAAGAGTCCATCGAATACCTCTGCAATGTGTACCATATCCATACCAGCCTGGTACTTCAAATGTCCATGTCCCCTGCTAACTGCTCCCTTCCTGGCAGGCATCTGTGGCTTCCTAACCTTTGGAGCTGGCGTGGAGCAGGATGTCTTGATGTCCTACCCCTCCAATGACATCCCTGTTGCACTTGCCCGGGCTTTCATCATCCTCTGTGTGCTGACATCCTACCCCATCCTGCACTTCTGTGGCCGGTGAGCGCTGGGAGAGATGGGGCTGGtgtgggaaggaggagcagcacGAGGAAACCCTTCTATCCTGGGTCTGTGCCCACAGGGCTGTCTTGGAGGGTCTCTGGCTCCGCTATACCGGGATAACAGTGGAGGAGGACGTGGTTCGGGAGCGGAGGAGACGCCTGCTTCAGACCATCAGCTGGTTCCTCCTGACACTCCTCCTGGCTCTTTTCATCCCTGATATTGGCAAAGTCATCTCTGTCATTGGGGGCTTGGCTGCCTGCTTCATCTTTGTCTTCCCAGGTAGGGCATCCTGGGATGCTCAAAGGCTGACAAAGGTCTCATGGTCTTGTGTTTCAAAAAGTGAGGGGCAGGATGGAAATTTTTAGAGGAGGACAAAAACGTGGTGTGAGGCCACTCAGCACCCCAACTATTTTGGCTGGATTTGGTGCTCTGCAACAGGGAGTACAGCTCCCTGTTTCATGGAGTGTCTGTTCAGTCCCCAGTGGACAGTCATCATGGGGTTCTAATTTGCCTCCCCTGCCTTTCAGGGCTCTGCCTGATTCAAGCCAAGCTCTCCGAGATCCAGGAAACCAGGGCAATCAGGTAACTGAAATGtgcctcccctctcccccattCCCCTGTGGATATTGGGGTGAAGGACCCCTGTAAATATGCCCTGTTCTCCTGCATCCACAGCTGGTGGGCCCAGGTCAGCTATGGGGTGTTCATGGTCACCCTTGGAGCCTTCATCTTTGGACAGACCACTGCCAATGCTATCTTTGTGGATCTTACAGCCTGACTCCTCCAGGCTgatctgcactgctgctgctgaggggatGGAGATTTCCCCTAGGACCAAAGGGAAGTGGGAAGAAAACATGTTGGTGTGTTGGGAAGATCCAAAAGAACCATTGTGACTTGGGGCTTGGCTGAGCAAGCCCTGTGGTGGTTTGTATCTCATTGTCTTAAGGCACCAGGCAGTCAGGCTTCTctcagccctggctccctggTGAAGCCAGAGCAACACTACAAGGGGACCAGGGCAAGCTCTTTCTGTCCCTTGGGGTAGACATCACTAAGGGGTCGTGGCTGGGGTTTGCAAAGCCATGCTGCTCTCATCTGTGTACCCTTGTGCTGGTGGAGCTCCTCTCCACAGCTAAAACTCCTTCTCCTAACTTTGGAGAGTGAGCAGTGTTCTGCATAAAGGGAAATAGTAATAATTTTTATCAGACAGGGAGACACCCTCAAAGTCCTGTTCTGTGTCAATGTTTGGTTTGAACTCTGGTTTCCTGCTGGTCTCCTGCCTCTACCCTCACATCTCCCTCTGGGCTGCACTTTGTGTTACAAAGGGTTGCCTTCAGCCtgtttgggctttttcttttgagaatCAGAATGACCCTGGGGTAGGGACATGCCAGTGCAATGTTTTCCTTGCCAGGGGTTGCTCAGTAGAGAAGCTGCTATGACTGCATCGACCTACTGAAAACACTACGATAGAGCAAAGCTCTTCTCCAGATTTACAATCCTGTTCTTCCAGGTGTTCAGGAAATGGGACTGGGCCAGGTTTTAAGGGATGCTTTTGGGATAAAGCAGTCagtattaatttgttttatattgTTCTCTTGATCATTTACACTCTCTATGGCTGGTGTTGCTCTGGGCTGTCCTTCTGTTGCCTCTCTGAATGATAGTttcattcctgctttttctggCTTGAGCAGTTCCCCCAGCTGCAGATTTGGTTAGGGGCGTTAAACCTCAATAGCAAAGTTCTCTTGTTCTGTCTTTGAGtttctttttgtcttgtttgGCTTCTAAAACCCTTGGGGAGGGAGGAATTAAGGTGTAGCTGTTGATGCATCTGTGACAAGGGTTCAGCCCGGATTTGTGCAAAACTTGGCCCCGCACCTCCTGCATCATCTGGCTGCTGtggtgggaaggagaaggatgGCTTGTGCTCCTGTACTTCTCAGCGTGGCTCTCCTGTTGCAGCCAGCGGCTGCAGGAGGGGCGACAACACGTGGGTGCTTCCCCACGTGGAAATGTTTGGTCTTTCCATACTAACACTGCGTGTAAATGGGGACCTCCCCATTGCTGCTTGGGACAGGGAGACCCagatggagaaggaggaagaaaagcccCAAGCACAAAAGGAATGTTTGAGGGATGCTGTGAAGGCACAgatccctcctgcctctctcaaGGGATATCCAGCATCTGTGCCCTCATCTTTTGACAAAACCAGGCTCCACCAAACCCCACCTGTATGGCACTGGCTGTGTCCTGAGCCCCTTTGCCAGACTCCtcctgtgagcaggagctgggacttGGGGACCCTTGGCCATAAAGATGTCCAGTTATCCTGGATATGGGGAGCACACAGCCACCTCCCACGGAGCCCAGCAGAGATGCTCAGCAGATGCCAGTGCCAAAATGCCTTCCAGTCCCACCCTGCACAAAGATGAAAAGGTTTGGTACCTGGTGGCTCTTGTGGCCTTGGCTTTCCTGAAGGCGTGCTAGGCATGAGGATGTCCCTTGGCCGAAGTGGAGGACGACACAGTGTCTCATGTCACCTGGGAAACACCTGGGCTCCTTTGGTGCCCCTGCAATGTCCCTATGGCTGAGGGCAGGGCAAGATGAGGTGCTGTGGCCGTTCTTGTTTGCCTTACTGCTCCCCTGTTTACAAACACTGGCCTTTTAACATGTATTTTGTACGTGCAGAAAGTGGAAGGAACTCAACTCAATAAAAGTGACATTGTGATGTGTGTGTTAGGCCAGCATGAAGTGGCTTCTGTGGGAGATGCTCCGGGGTGGGATACAGGGATGAAGTCCTACCCTGAAATGGCATCCCAGCTCTCCAAGCTTTGGGATGGATGGTGTGGAACTGGGAAGTCCCACTGCCTTCCTCAGGCCCTCATCCTCCGGGCTATCTTTGCGCCCAGAGCCGGGGGATGCCAGGGGAGGCTCTGTGGGCCCCGGTCCTGGTGTGGCACCCCAACATCTCCCCCAAGGCCTGGCAGGCGGGTGTGGTGTGGCTGAGACGGGCGGGAAGGAACTGAAGAGAGTTTCATCTTCGGGACTGAGGCCGGCCATCCAGGAGGGTGCAAATGGAGAGAGGTTTTCCTTAGAAAGGAAAACCCGCCCTGGAGCGTGCGGGGCCCGGGCCGGGCGCTCTGAGGGACCCACGGCCACCGTGCTGTGGGGGAGCAGCGCCTGGGCCGTACCAAGGCACCGCGGGGAAGGGGACGCCAATTCAGGGGCGGGTACCACGGCGCAGCGCGGGGGAAAACAGTTCCAGAGATTGTACCACCATCCGGGGGGAGGaaacagagaggagagggggagcGGGATGGGCCGCACCACTCGGAGCGAGGTAGCCCCCCCCTCCGCGCGCCCTTTGGCACCGGCCGCCACGTCCCCttcccgccccgccccgcgcgacGCCCCTCGCTCATTGGCCGGCGTCGGCAGCGCGGGTTGGCCGTGGGCGCGCACGCGCAGGCTGAGGGGGCTATGGAGTTGTGATTGGTTGAGAGAGTAGGGAGGGTTTCAGCTCCTCCCGGCACACCGAATAAATACCAATAAAGCATTCCTTGTAAGCTATATTGAAGTACTTTTATATTGACATTTTTTATGTATTCTACACCCGCCCCTCCCTGTGAAGACTCTGGCACCCTCGGCTGCTGGATgggcagcacacagagagggaTTGAaaaagagcagggacagccagcgGGACACAAGGATCCCGTGGGAACCAATGGCACGGGGAGCtccacagaggcacagagacTGAAACAGCGAGCACGGAAAGACTGAGTGCCAAACACACAAACCTGTGGGGCTCTGATAGAGCTGTTCTGCCTTCCGGGGAAGCAGTTGTTGAAGTTGAGCTTTCAAATGCCTCGTGGGTTGCACAGAGTTGGGAAAGCTGAGGTTTTACCTTGTTACTACTGCTCCGGGGCTGCTGGAACTGTAGAAAACTGCCCTGTGGCTGGGAGAACAAcgtctccctccctccctccctccctccctcccagcccagttGTCCATCCCTGAGCTGTCTGTGCCAGGCTCCTGGAAGGTTTCCTAACTGTTCCACTAGTTCAGGGATGCTTGTGTCCATACTGTCAAtactggcacagcaggagccacTGGGAACAAAGGCGCCGTGGCCATTCGGATGCTGTTTCACACCTCcagcctttgctttctgtgcagtCATTTGGCCACAGGGAAAAACTGcctgggaagggctctgagctctccctggagccttctcttccccattaCTCACACCTCTCTTGACTCTACCAGTGATCAGCACTGGGAGATTAATAGAGTAATGGACAGGCTTTGGAGAGCTTTTAACCAGGAAGAAGTGGAGCAATCTCCAGGAaatccagccctccctgggaggcagcagaagAAATTTCTAACCATCACCATCTACCACATGGCAATGGCCAGGAATTTACAGACAACATGCAAAACTGGCTGTGACTTTTATTGCCTCAGATCTTCCCACTTGCACACATTTCCTGCTCCTATGATCTGACAGAGCTGCTTTGTCATATTTTATACTTGCAGATGATTTCTGAATGCAAACAGGTattcaaaaaaattttatattaactGTTTAAATCTTGGCACTGAATGGTGTGCACAGAAACCTGAAATCACTTGCTGACACCTTAAGAAGGCACATCTTGTTTCTGAAACTTCACCAGATTGCCAGTTGTGCCACAGAAGCTGGGAACATCAAGGCTGCCTCTGGGGACTTGAACTCGAGCACAGCGATGCCCTGGGGCCGCCTGTCCTGGCCCTGGGCCAGCTGGGGAGGAGAAATAGGGGGGAAAGTGAGGATTTTGGTAAAATTCTGTATTGAATGTATCCTAAATCCATCAAAAATCCTGGCCATAAACAagctggggggaaaatggggagaaaaatgagaaatttgggacTCCTCCCTCAGCCTaaactccatcccaaaccacacctcaaaaacccccaaaaaaaccaaaaacttgaAACACAtcgcaaaaaaacccccaacacaaaaatcccagaaaactcccaaaaaatcccactaaaaaccccctaaaaaatcccaaaaaccccccaaaccccaaaacctctcctgCACCCCAAAGCCTCCACCATCCCAAGAAACCCCAGACCTCAAGCCCaaaccctccaaaatcccaaaaaaaaatcttaaaaaattccccaaaaaacctaaaatcgCCAAAACcccttaaattttatttttaccccCCCAAAGcacctccatccctccatctcCGACTCCATCCTGACCTTGGCAGCTCCAAACCCTCACTTGAAGgtaccaaaaatccccaaaaaccccaaaatgaacTTGAAAATTCTTTATAATCTCCTtgaaaatccctaaaaattcctaaTACACGCCtttaaaaattcccataaaGTCCCCTTAAAAATCAACTTTAAAATCCCgaaaaattttctaaaaatccccttgaaatttccttcaaaaatcCCCGTTAAaggggccgcaatgcattatgggtaggcggggccgcaatgcattatgggtaggggcccgccacaatgcattatgggtaggcggggccgcaatgcattatgggtaggggcccgccgcaatgcattatgggtaggggcccgccgcaatgcattatgggtaggcggggccgcaatgcattatgggtaggggcccgccgcaatgcattatgggtaggggcccgccgcaatgcattatgggtaggcggggccgcaatgcattatgggtaggggcccgccgcaatgcattatgggtagggggccgccgcaatgcattatgggtagggggcccgccgcaatgcattatgggtaggcggggccgcaatgcattatgggtaggcggggccgccgcaatgcattatgggtaggcggggccgccgcaatgcattatgggtaggggcccgccgcaatgcattatgggtaggcggggccgcaatgcattatgggtacgggcccgccgcaatgcattatgggtagggggcccgccgcaatgcattatgggtaggcggggccgcaatgcattatgggtaggcggggccgcaatgcattatgggtaggggccggccgcaatgcattatgggtagggccccgccgcaatgcattatgggtaggcggggccgcaatgcattatgggtaggcggggccgcaatgcattatgggtaggggcccgccgcaatgcatcatgggtaggggcccgccgcaatgcattatgggtagggggcccgccgcaatgcattatgggtaggcggggccgcaatgcattatgggtaggcggggccgcaatgcattatgggtaggcggggccgcaatgcattatgggtaggcggggccgcaatgcattatgggtaggggcccgccgcaatgcattatgggtgggcggggccgcaatgcattatgggtaggggcccgccgcaatgcattatgggtagggccccgccgcaatgcattatgggtaggcggggccgcaatgcattatgggtaggggcccgccgcaatgcattatgggtaggcggggccgcaatgcattatgggtaggcggggccgcaatgcattatgggtaggggcccgccgcaatgcattatgggtaggggccggccgcaatgcattatgggtagggccccgccgcaatgcattatgggtaggcggggccgcaatgcattatgggtaggggcccgccgcaatgcattatgggtaggcggggccgcaatgcattatgggtagcgccgcccctcccccccccccccccccccccccgccatGCACTGTGGGATTGTAACCGCCGATTGGGGAATAAGCTGAGGGTCCCATCTGGGGCTCTGCGCCGCCCTCATTTAAAATTTGAGCAGGGGGAACGTTTCAAGGAGCGACCTCAAAACTGCCCCCCTGAAGAGGGGCAGgatcccatttttgggaagGAGTCTATTTTGGAAGATTCCATTTTCGGTAGGGGGCccgtttttggggagggggtcctggCGATGTCCGAGCCCTTCAGCCACTTCATGCACGCTTTGGTGCGGGCGCTGCCCCCTGTGGGTTCTAGGGGGGATCGTGCCTGTTGTCCCCCCACCCCGTGACCCACCCTGTCCACAACCCAAGCTCAGGCCGCTCTGTGGGTCCGCGGGGTCTCTGTGGATTCTGTGGGAGGGTTGTGCCcgctcggggggctccgggaggtgctggagcagctccagctctgcgtGCTGTTGGTGACGGACGAGGGGGCGGCGCTGGACGGGGGTGACGTTCTGTTCACCGGTGAGTCTGGGGGCCACCAGGACCCcagggaccctcctgggacccctccccggACCCTCCGGGGGTCCCAaccaccccctgccccccagaGTCCAGGAATTCTTTGTGGGAATCTCGCCCTGGACCAACCTGCGAGGGGCCGAGGCCGTGGCCGACGCCTTCAGGCTGAGACCCccggggggcttggggggctcaGATCCCCTGGGGGAGttgggggggtttagggggctctgggtggggtttggagggaatatcagagggaatttgggggttcagacctgcagagggtttggggggatcttgggggaaatttgaggggctttgaggtttttggggggaatttgggggcaatttgcgggggctttggggggttctgggtggttcagacccccaaaaattctgggCTTCAAAgacctggggggtttgggagaaatttgggggggctttgggaCGATCTTGGGGGAAGTTGGGGGGGCTTTGTGGGGAAGtctgggggaatttggagggttttgggggagtttgagggagctctgggtggtTTAGACCTCCAAGAAATTCTGCTGTTAAGAGccctggagggtttggggaaatttgggggcaatttggggaaaaaatttggggcactttgggggaaatttgggggggctttgggggaaaaatttggggcacTTTGTGGGGGgtcttttttgggggttttctcggtgtctgcagcagttccagcgaggtttctgggggtcctgaccccacccacgccccctccccaggacttcACGGTGTCCATGGTGCCCGTGGGGCACCTCAAGGGCTTCCTGAGCATGGCCGACCCCCAGACCATcgcccacagctgcagccacgGCGCTCACCGGGccctcagggtggggagggactTCGGGGGGGAAAATCacaatttggggaggggagggggagaccCCCCCAGGGgatccccaaaaaactcaatgagaccccaaaaactcaa from Catharus ustulatus isolate bCatUst1 chromosome 11, bCatUst1.pri.v2, whole genome shotgun sequence encodes the following:
- the SLC38A7 gene encoding putative sodium-coupled neutral amino acid transporter 7, translated to MAQGTGSINSDYKDWEWSDDAGERARLLQSPSVETVPKNSESQGNSLGSTSALGAVFIVVNAALGAGLLNFPAAFSMAGGVAAGIALQMCMLIFIIGGLVILAYCSQASNERTYQEVVWAVCGKVPGVLCEVAIAVYTFGTCIAFLIIIGDQEDKIIAALVKEPEEVGSSHWYTDRKFTISITAFLLILPLSIPKEIGFQKYASSLSVIGTWYVTAVIIIKYIWPDKELVPVEIPTSPSTWTAVFNAMPTICFGFQCHVSSVPVFNSMKQPEVKTWGAVVTAAMVIALFVYTGTGICGFLTFGAGVEQDVLMSYPSNDIPVALARAFIILCVLTSYPILHFCGRAVLEGLWLRYTGITVEEDVVRERRRRLLQTISWFLLTLLLALFIPDIGKVISVIGGLAACFIFVFPGLCLIQAKLSEIQETRAISWWAQVSYGVFMVTLGAFIFGQTTANAIFVDLTA